The following are encoded in a window of Ferribacterium limneticum genomic DNA:
- the trpE gene encoding anthranilate synthase component I yields MTETEFNALAAQGYNRIPVTLETFADLDTPLSIYLKLANAPYTYLLESVQGGERFGRYSIIGLAAQTRIVVTGHQVMVLTGNRVAEREDDTNPLEFIGKFMERFRAAPQAGLPRFCGGLVGCFGYDTIRYVETKLTRTNKPDDIGTPDIGLLLSEEIAVVDNLSGKLTLVVFAEPGFPAAYQKARARLMELLAKLRTPVVIPSEKPVHSEPAVSVFGEAAFKKAVLKAKDYITEGDVMQVVLSQRMTKPFGASPLALYRTLRSLNPSPYMFYFDFEDFHVVGASPEILVRLEGDRVTVRPIAGTRKRGASPEEDAALAAELLADEKERAEHTQLLDLGRNDCGRVAKVGTVKLTENMIVERYSHVMHIVSNVEGRLQPGLDALDVLKATFPAGTVSGAPKVRAMEIIDELEPVKRGIYAGAVGYLGFHGDMDIAIAIRTAVVKNKQLYVQAGAGIVADSDPHSEWVETQNKARAVLRAAELAEQGLDTRVD; encoded by the coding sequence ATGACTGAAACCGAATTCAACGCGCTCGCCGCGCAAGGCTACAACCGTATTCCCGTTACGCTGGAAACGTTCGCCGACCTCGACACCCCGCTGTCGATCTACCTCAAGCTGGCCAACGCGCCCTACACCTACCTGCTCGAATCGGTGCAGGGCGGCGAGCGTTTCGGCCGCTACTCGATCATCGGCCTGGCCGCCCAGACACGCATCGTCGTCACCGGCCATCAGGTCATGGTGCTGACTGGCAACCGCGTCGCCGAGCGCGAGGACGACACCAATCCGCTCGAATTCATCGGCAAGTTCATGGAGCGCTTCCGCGCCGCGCCGCAGGCGGGTCTGCCGCGCTTCTGCGGTGGCCTGGTCGGCTGTTTCGGCTACGACACCATCCGCTATGTCGAAACCAAACTGACCCGCACCAACAAGCCGGACGACATCGGCACGCCGGATATCGGCCTGCTGCTCTCCGAAGAAATCGCCGTCGTCGACAACCTTTCCGGCAAGCTGACGCTGGTCGTCTTCGCCGAACCAGGCTTCCCTGCCGCCTACCAGAAGGCGCGGGCGCGGCTCATGGAACTGCTCGCCAAGCTGCGCACGCCGGTCGTCATCCCGAGCGAGAAGCCGGTCCACTCCGAGCCGGCCGTTTCGGTGTTCGGCGAAGCGGCGTTCAAGAAAGCCGTGCTCAAGGCCAAGGACTACATCACCGAAGGCGACGTCATGCAGGTCGTCCTGTCGCAGCGCATGACCAAGCCCTTCGGGGCCAGCCCGCTGGCGCTCTACCGTACGTTGCGCAGCCTCAATCCGTCGCCCTACATGTTCTATTTCGATTTCGAGGATTTTCATGTCGTCGGCGCCTCGCCGGAAATTCTCGTTCGCCTCGAAGGTGACCGCGTCACCGTCCGCCCCATCGCCGGCACGCGCAAACGCGGCGCCTCGCCGGAAGAGGACGCCGCGCTGGCCGCCGAACTGCTGGCCGACGAAAAGGAACGCGCCGAACACACGCAACTACTCGACCTCGGCCGCAACGACTGCGGTCGCGTCGCCAAGGTCGGCACGGTCAAGCTCACCGAAAACATGATCGTCGAGCGTTACTCGCATGTCATGCACATCGTCTCCAACGTCGAAGGCCGCCTGCAACCGGGGCTCGACGCGCTCGACGTGCTTAAGGCCACCTTCCCGGCCGGCACCGTTTCCGGGGCGCCGAAAGTGCGGGCCATGGAAATCATCGACGAGTTGGAACCGGTCAAGCGTGGCATCTACGCTGGCGCCGTAGGCTACCTCGGCTTCCATGGCGACATGGACATTGCCATCGCCATTCGCACGGCCGTCGTCAAGAACAAGCAGCTTTATGTTCAGGCCGGTGCCGGCATCGTTGCCGATTCCGACCCGCATTCGGAGTGGGTCGAGACCCAGAACAAGGCCCGCGCCGTGCTGCGCGCCGCCGAACTGGCCGAGCAGGGACTCGATACGCGGGTCGATTGA
- a CDS encoding phosphoglycolate phosphatase, with product MHFESVTFDLDGTLLDTIADLAEACRLMLAEVGARPRTQAEVHSFVGKGMAVLVERCLTHEHPPTDEQLHAAIESFKRHYFTVNGKFCQIYEGVLDGLDAWKASGLKMGVVTNKPGMFTEQLLDRMGLADYFDVVVSGDTTAHKKPHPEPILHACRLFNVRPDRNLHIGDSENDILSARAAGSPTFCVPYGYNEGKPVDSADCDALVSDLLVAYRQALTFQDLKHK from the coding sequence ATGCACTTCGAATCCGTTACCTTCGATCTCGACGGCACGCTGCTCGACACCATCGCCGACCTGGCCGAGGCCTGTCGCCTGATGCTAGCCGAAGTCGGCGCCCGGCCGCGCACGCAGGCCGAAGTGCACAGCTTCGTCGGCAAGGGCATGGCGGTGCTGGTCGAGCGCTGTCTGACCCACGAGCATCCGCCGACGGATGAGCAGCTGCACGCCGCCATCGAATCCTTCAAACGCCACTATTTCACGGTCAACGGGAAATTTTGCCAAATTTACGAAGGTGTCCTTGACGGCCTGGATGCCTGGAAAGCCAGCGGCCTCAAGATGGGCGTCGTCACCAACAAGCCGGGCATGTTCACCGAGCAACTGCTCGACCGCATGGGGCTGGCCGACTATTTCGACGTGGTTGTTTCCGGCGATACCACCGCCCACAAGAAGCCGCATCCCGAGCCCATCTTGCATGCCTGCCGCCTGTTCAACGTGCGGCCGGACCGTAACCTGCATATCGGCGACTCGGAAAACGACATCCTGTCGGCCCGCGCCGCCGGCTCGCCAACCTTCTGCGTGCCCTACGGTTACAACGAAGGCAAGCCGGTGGACAGCGCAGATTGCGATGCGCTAGTATCCGATTTGCTTGTCGCCTACCGGCAAGCCCTCACTTTTCAAGACCTCAAACACAAATGA
- the rpe gene encoding ribulose-phosphate 3-epimerase, producing the protein MSAKDYVIAPSILSANFAKLGEEVANVIASGADWIHFDVMDNHYVPNLTIGPLVCEAIRPCTTAPIDVHLMVKPVDRIIPDFAKAGANIITFHPEASDHVDRSLSLIRDAGCQGGLVFNPATPLDYMDYVLDKIDVILLMSVNPGFGGQKFIPGTLAKAKQARAKLDAYEKESGRRIRLEIDGGVNTANIAEIARAGVDAFVAGSAVYGAGKDSDSHRYDSIIGALRAELGKV; encoded by the coding sequence ATGTCAGCCAAAGATTACGTCATCGCGCCGAGCATTCTGTCAGCCAATTTTGCCAAACTTGGCGAAGAAGTGGCCAACGTCATTGCCTCGGGCGCCGACTGGATTCACTTCGACGTGATGGACAACCATTATGTTCCAAACCTGACCATCGGTCCGCTGGTGTGCGAGGCGATTCGCCCATGCACCACCGCGCCGATTGACGTGCATCTGATGGTCAAGCCGGTAGATCGCATCATCCCCGATTTTGCCAAAGCCGGGGCCAATATCATCACTTTTCACCCGGAAGCATCCGATCACGTTGACCGCAGCCTGTCGCTGATCCGCGATGCCGGCTGTCAGGGCGGGCTGGTCTTCAACCCGGCGACGCCATTGGATTACATGGATTATGTCCTCGACAAGATAGATGTCATCCTGCTCATGAGCGTCAATCCCGGTTTCGGCGGCCAGAAATTCATCCCCGGCACACTGGCCAAGGCCAAGCAGGCGCGGGCCAAACTCGACGCTTATGAAAAGGAAAGCGGTCGGCGCATCCGCCTCGAAATCGACGGCGGCGTGAACACCGCCAACATCGCCGAAATCGCCCGCGCCGGGGTCGATGCCTTCGTTGCCGGCTCCGCCGTCTATGGGGCAGGCAAGGACAGCGACTCGCATCGCTACGATTCGATCATTGGCGCGCTACGCGCTGAACTGGGGAAGGTCTGA
- the apaG gene encoding Co2+/Mg2+ efflux protein ApaG, protein MPDTDKYQIEIHPMPQYIPEQSDPENDRYIFAYTITIKNVGSVPAQLVSRHWIITDGNNEVQEVRGLGVVGKQPLLQPGESFQYTSGSSLTTAIGTMKGAYQMVAEDGTHFEAEIPEFVLASPRALH, encoded by the coding sequence ATGCCCGACACCGACAAGTACCAAATCGAAATCCACCCCATGCCGCAGTACATCCCGGAACAGTCCGACCCGGAAAATGACCGCTACATTTTCGCCTACACGATCACCATCAAGAATGTCGGCAGCGTGCCGGCCCAGCTCGTTTCGCGGCATTGGATCATTACCGACGGCAACAACGAAGTGCAGGAAGTGCGCGGCCTCGGCGTCGTCGGCAAGCAGCCCTTGCTCCAGCCGGGCGAAAGCTTTCAATACACCAGCGGCTCGTCGCTGACGACGGCCATCGGCACGATGAAAGGTGCCTACCAGATGGTGGCCGAGGACGGCACGCATTTCGAAGCCGAGATTCCCGAGTTCGTCCTGGCCAGCCCGCGCGCCCTGCATTGA
- a CDS encoding class I SAM-dependent methyltransferase, with product MSLRHSYTLIAPFYDAAIARATHAARARSLSALPKEAGKVLLAGVGTGLDLPHLPPQHHYVGLDLNQAMLRRALPRAGHVDFVQVQGDAQRLPFADASFDSAVLHLILAVVPQPAHCFAEIERVLKPGGQVLVFDKFLRRGQPAILRRLINPLVSRVATRLDVVFEDLLSEAPSLALEHDQPALAGGWFRMIRLRKL from the coding sequence TTGAGCCTGCGCCACAGCTACACGCTGATCGCCCCGTTCTACGACGCGGCGATAGCCCGCGCCACGCACGCCGCCCGGGCGCGCAGCCTGTCGGCTCTGCCGAAGGAGGCAGGAAAGGTTCTGCTGGCCGGCGTCGGCACCGGGTTAGACCTGCCGCACCTGCCGCCGCAACATCATTACGTCGGCCTTGACCTCAATCAGGCCATGCTGCGCCGCGCCCTGCCCCGGGCCGGCCACGTCGATTTCGTTCAGGTTCAGGGCGATGCCCAGCGCCTGCCGTTTGCCGATGCCTCATTCGACAGCGCCGTGCTGCACCTGATTCTGGCCGTCGTGCCGCAACCGGCCCATTGCTTCGCGGAAATCGAGCGGGTGCTCAAACCCGGCGGGCAGGTGCTTGTTTTCGACAAGTTTTTGCGGCGTGGACAACCTGCCATTCTGCGCCGGCTGATCAACCCGCTGGTAAGCCGGGTAGCAACCCGGCTGGATGTGGTCTTTGAGGATCTGCTCAGCGAAGCGCCCAGCCTGGCGCTCGAGCACGACCAGCCAGCCCTAGCCGGCGGCTGGTTCCGAATGATCCGTCTCAGGAAGCTCTGA
- the ydiK gene encoding AI-2E family transporter YdiK, which produces MTEIRRDLARNTLAILFILGLIGLSLWVLLPFLAATVWAVMIVVATWPLFKSLEARLGNRRGPAVAIMSVAMLLLLVLPLWMAVDTILDHSAQLTAAGKSFAADGLPPPPAWVKSLPLVGERVAVAWAQLDAAGTTGIVNKVTPYAADTGKWVLAQVGGIGGMLIQFLLVVTIAAILYSGGETGARMARRFGHRLAGERGENSIILAGQAIRGVALGVGVTAIVQTVLGGIGLAVAGVPFASLLSAIMLMLCIAQVGPLLVLLPAVGWMYWMGDTGWATGLLIWSLIIGNLDNFLRPMLIRRGADLPLLLIFAGVIGGMLSFGLIGIFVGPVVLAVTYTLMLAWIEDVLGKDEPEPEPPASELPETDHSEPAAG; this is translated from the coding sequence ATGACTGAAATCCGCCGCGACCTGGCCCGCAATACGCTGGCCATCCTCTTTATCCTCGGGCTGATTGGCCTGTCGCTCTGGGTGCTGCTGCCATTTCTGGCGGCGACGGTCTGGGCGGTGATGATCGTGGTCGCCACCTGGCCACTGTTCAAGTCGCTGGAAGCTCGGCTGGGCAATCGGCGGGGACCGGCCGTGGCGATCATGTCGGTGGCCATGTTGCTGCTCCTGGTGCTGCCATTGTGGATGGCGGTTGACACCATTCTTGACCATTCTGCGCAGTTGACCGCGGCCGGCAAGTCGTTTGCTGCTGACGGCCTTCCGCCGCCGCCGGCCTGGGTCAAATCGCTGCCGCTGGTCGGCGAACGCGTGGCAGTCGCCTGGGCTCAGCTCGATGCGGCTGGTACGACTGGTATTGTCAATAAAGTGACGCCCTATGCGGCCGATACGGGCAAGTGGGTACTTGCTCAGGTCGGCGGTATCGGCGGCATGCTGATCCAGTTTCTGCTCGTCGTGACGATTGCCGCCATCCTCTATTCCGGCGGTGAAACCGGGGCGCGCATGGCGCGGCGTTTCGGTCACCGGCTGGCTGGCGAGCGGGGCGAAAATTCGATCATTCTGGCCGGTCAGGCGATTCGTGGCGTGGCGCTCGGTGTTGGCGTCACCGCCATCGTGCAGACCGTCCTGGGAGGCATCGGGCTGGCCGTTGCCGGTGTGCCGTTCGCCTCGTTGCTTTCGGCCATCATGCTCATGCTATGCATCGCCCAGGTTGGGCCCTTGCTGGTTTTGCTGCCGGCGGTCGGCTGGATGTACTGGATGGGTGATACGGGATGGGCGACGGGCTTGCTGATCTGGAGCCTGATCATCGGCAATCTCGACAATTTCTTGCGCCCGATGCTCATCCGGCGCGGCGCCGATCTGCCGCTGCTGCTGATTTTTGCTGGCGTCATTGGCGGCATGCTGAGCTTCGGCCTGATCGGCATCTTTGTCGGCCCGGTCGTGCTGGCCGTGACCTACACGCTGATGCTGGCCTGGATCGAGGACGTGCTGGGCAAGGATGAACCAGAACCCGAGCCGCCGGCCTCAGAGCTTCCTGAGACGGATCATTCGGAACCAGCCGCCGGCTAG
- the argJ gene encoding bifunctional glutamate N-acetyltransferase/amino-acid acetyltransferase ArgJ → MPVNYATPAADQLFPVAGVRLGVAEAEIRKKNRRDLTLVALDAGCTVAGVFTQNRFCAAPVQICRKHLAAGNEIRALVVNTGIANAGTGEPGRQAAQETCDAVGELLGISAGQVLPFSTGVILELLPVDRIKAGLPAVFADLKADNWHAAAHGIMTTDTVAKAASRIVTVNGKKVTISGVSKGAGMIRPNMATMLGFLATDAGIAQSLLDKLVREAADASFNCITVDGDTSTNDSYVMIATGQSGASFAAESDAGWAEVKAAIIAVSVELAQAIVRDGEGATKFITVAVQGGKDVEECRKVGYAIGHSPLVKTAFFASDPNLGRILAAVGYAGITDLDVDGVKVWLDDVLVAEKGGRAAAYKEEDGARVMAQAEITVRVDLGRGAAQANVYTCDFSYDYVKINADYRS, encoded by the coding sequence ATGCCTGTCAATTACGCTACCCCTGCCGCCGATCAACTTTTCCCGGTCGCCGGGGTTCGTCTCGGTGTTGCCGAGGCCGAAATCCGCAAGAAAAACCGTCGCGACCTGACGCTGGTGGCGCTTGACGCTGGTTGCACGGTCGCCGGCGTGTTCACCCAGAACCGTTTCTGCGCGGCGCCGGTGCAGATTTGCCGCAAGCATCTGGCTGCGGGGAATGAAATCCGTGCGTTGGTCGTCAATACCGGCATCGCCAACGCCGGGACCGGCGAGCCGGGGCGTCAGGCGGCGCAGGAAACCTGCGATGCGGTCGGCGAATTGCTCGGTATTTCGGCCGGGCAGGTCTTGCCCTTCTCGACCGGCGTCATTTTGGAACTGTTGCCGGTGGACCGCATCAAGGCCGGCTTGCCTGCAGTGTTTGCTGACCTCAAAGCCGACAACTGGCATGCTGCGGCGCACGGCATCATGACCACCGATACGGTCGCCAAGGCCGCTTCGCGGATTGTTACGGTCAACGGGAAAAAAGTGACAATTTCGGGAGTTTCCAAGGGCGCCGGCATGATCAGGCCGAACATGGCGACCATGCTCGGTTTCCTCGCCACCGATGCCGGCATCGCCCAGTCGCTGCTCGACAAGCTGGTCAGGGAAGCGGCAGATGCTTCGTTCAACTGCATTACCGTCGATGGCGACACTTCGACCAACGATTCCTACGTGATGATTGCCACCGGCCAGTCCGGCGCCAGCTTTGCCGCTGAAAGCGATGCCGGCTGGGCCGAGGTCAAGGCCGCGATCATTGCCGTCTCCGTCGAACTGGCGCAGGCCATCGTCCGTGATGGCGAAGGGGCGACCAAGTTCATCACTGTTGCCGTTCAAGGCGGCAAGGACGTCGAAGAATGCCGCAAGGTCGGTTATGCCATCGGCCATTCGCCATTGGTCAAGACGGCCTTTTTCGCCTCCGACCCCAATCTTGGCCGGATTCTGGCTGCCGTTGGCTACGCCGGTATCACCGACCTCGATGTCGATGGCGTGAAGGTCTGGCTTGATGACGTGCTGGTCGCCGAAAAGGGCGGTCGGGCGGCAGCGTACAAGGAAGAGGATGGCGCCCGCGTCATGGCCCAGGCTGAAATCACGGTGCGTGTCGACCTCGGTCGCGGCGCAGCGCAGGCCAATGTTTACACCTGCGATTTCTCCTACGATTACGTGAAGATCAACGCCGACTACCGGTCCTGA
- the secA gene encoding preprotein translocase subunit SecA, protein MISGLLKKIFGSRNDRLIKQYSQAVKRINAFEPAMQALSDDALRAKTDEFRQRHANGESLDALLPEAFAVVREAGVRALGMRHFDVQMIGGMVLHDGKIAEMRTGEGKTLVGTLPAYLNAISGKGVHVITVNDYLATRDSDWMGRLHRFLGLTVGVNLSQMDHEAKQAAYAADITYGTNNEFGFDYLRDNMVYTAGERVQRTLNFAIVDEVDSILIDEARTPLIISGQAEDHTDLYLRMKDVVPNLTRAMEEADAGDYWVDEKGHQVHLSETGYEHAEQLLAEHGLLKEGTSLYDAANITLMHHLNAALRGMTLFHKDQHYVVQNDEVVIVDEFTGRLMTGRRWSDGLHQAVEAKEGVKIQAENQTLASITFQNYFRMYNKLSGMTGTADTEAYEFHQIYGLETVVIPTHRPMVRKDMNDLVYKTADEKHTAIIADIKDCSKRGQPVLVGTTSIEASELLSSLLDKEKLPHQVLNAKQHAREAEIVVQAGRPGMVTIATNMAGRGTDIVLGGNIEKPLAAIRDDESLPAAEREQKAAAMKAEWQEVHNAVLASGGLHIIGSERHESRRIDNQLRGRAGRQGDAGSSRFYLSLDDPLLRIFAGERLRSIMDKLKMPEGEAIEHPLVTRSLESAQRKVEARNFDIRKQLLEYDDVSNDQRKVIYQQRNELLETDDISETITAMRQSVIADVFRTYVPAESVEEQWDMEGLEQALATELQINASVAQWFKDEPTLSDEEILARITKEADEAYRAKVELVGATNFQQFERNVMLQSLDSHWREHLAALDHLRQGIHLRGYAQKNPKQEYKREAFELFEGLLDLVRKEVTRIVFTVQIRSPEDVEETAPHADVQNVQYQHAGFDEALGDVGEVPPQQPADTGPKVGRNDPCPCGSGKKYKHCHGKLS, encoded by the coding sequence ATGATATCCGGCCTACTCAAAAAGATTTTCGGCAGCCGCAACGACCGGCTGATCAAACAATATTCCCAGGCAGTCAAGCGCATCAATGCGTTTGAACCGGCCATGCAGGCGCTCAGCGATGACGCCTTGCGTGCCAAGACCGACGAATTCCGTCAGCGCCACGCCAACGGCGAATCGCTTGACGCGCTGCTCCCGGAGGCTTTTGCGGTAGTTCGCGAAGCCGGCGTCCGGGCTCTCGGTATGCGGCATTTTGATGTCCAGATGATCGGCGGCATGGTGCTGCATGACGGCAAGATCGCCGAAATGCGCACCGGTGAAGGCAAGACGCTGGTCGGCACGCTGCCGGCCTACCTCAACGCCATCTCTGGCAAGGGTGTCCATGTCATCACGGTTAACGACTATCTGGCGACCCGTGACTCTGACTGGATGGGCCGTCTGCACCGTTTCCTCGGCTTGACTGTCGGCGTCAATCTGTCGCAGATGGATCACGAGGCCAAGCAAGCCGCCTACGCTGCCGACATCACCTACGGCACCAACAACGAATTCGGTTTCGACTACCTGCGTGACAACATGGTCTATACGGCCGGCGAACGCGTGCAGCGCACCCTGAACTTCGCCATCGTCGACGAAGTCGACTCGATCCTGATCGACGAAGCCCGGACGCCGCTGATTATTTCTGGCCAGGCTGAAGACCACACCGATCTTTACCTGCGCATGAAGGATGTTGTTCCCAACCTGACGCGGGCGATGGAAGAAGCTGACGCGGGCGATTACTGGGTCGACGAGAAGGGCCATCAGGTTCACCTCTCGGAAACCGGTTACGAACACGCCGAGCAGTTGCTGGCCGAACACGGCCTGCTCAAGGAAGGCACCAGCCTTTACGACGCCGCCAACATCACGCTGATGCATCACCTCAATGCTGCGCTGCGTGGCATGACGCTATTCCACAAGGATCAGCATTACGTCGTGCAGAACGACGAAGTGGTCATCGTCGACGAATTTACCGGCCGTCTGATGACGGGGCGCCGCTGGTCCGATGGCTTGCATCAGGCCGTCGAAGCCAAGGAAGGCGTGAAAATTCAGGCCGAGAACCAGACCCTGGCCTCGATCACCTTCCAGAACTACTTCCGGATGTACAACAAGCTGTCCGGCATGACCGGCACGGCCGATACTGAAGCTTACGAATTCCACCAGATCTACGGTCTTGAAACGGTCGTCATTCCGACCCATCGGCCGATGGTCCGCAAGGACATGAACGATCTCGTCTACAAGACCGCTGACGAGAAGCACACGGCGATCATCGCCGATATCAAGGATTGTTCGAAGCGTGGTCAGCCGGTGCTGGTCGGTACGACCTCGATCGAGGCTTCGGAGCTGCTGTCCAGTCTGCTCGACAAGGAAAAACTGCCGCATCAGGTCTTGAACGCCAAACAGCATGCCCGCGAAGCGGAAATCGTTGTCCAGGCCGGTCGACCGGGAATGGTGACCATCGCTACCAACATGGCCGGTCGCGGTACTGACATTGTGCTTGGCGGCAATATCGAGAAGCCGCTGGCCGCCATTCGTGATGACGAGTCGCTGCCGGCCGCTGAACGGGAGCAGAAGGCTGCCGCGATGAAGGCCGAGTGGCAGGAAGTGCACAATGCCGTGCTGGCTTCTGGCGGCCTGCACATCATCGGCTCCGAGCGTCACGAGTCGCGTCGCATCGACAACCAGTTGCGCGGCCGGGCCGGTCGGCAGGGCGATGCCGGTTCTTCGCGCTTCTACCTGTCACTCGACGACCCACTTCTGCGCATCTTTGCCGGCGAGCGTCTGCGCTCCATCATGGACAAGCTCAAAATGCCGGAAGGCGAAGCTATCGAGCATCCGCTCGTTACTCGCTCGCTGGAATCCGCGCAGCGCAAGGTTGAGGCTCGCAACTTCGATATCCGCAAGCAGTTGCTCGAATACGACGACGTCTCCAACGACCAACGCAAGGTGATCTACCAGCAGCGTAATGAGCTGCTGGAAACGGACGATATTTCCGAAACCATCACCGCCATGCGCCAGAGCGTCATCGCCGATGTCTTCCGTACCTACGTTCCGGCCGAGTCGGTCGAAGAACAGTGGGACATGGAAGGCCTTGAGCAAGCCTTGGCTACCGAACTGCAGATCAATGCCTCGGTTGCTCAGTGGTTCAAGGACGAGCCGACGCTGTCCGACGAAGAAATCCTGGCCCGTATCACCAAGGAAGCTGACGAAGCCTATCGGGCCAAGGTTGAACTGGTCGGTGCGACCAACTTCCAGCAGTTCGAGCGCAATGTCATGTTGCAGAGCCTCGACAGCCACTGGCGCGAACATCTGGCGGCGCTCGACCATCTGCGTCAGGGTATCCATCTGCGCGGTTACGCCCAGAAGAACCCGAAGCAGGAGTACAAGCGCGAAGCTTTCGAGCTCTTCGAAGGCCTGCTTGACCTCGTGCGCAAGGAAGTCACTCGCATCGTCTTTACCGTGCAGATTCGCTCGCCGGAAGATGTTGAGGAAACCGCCCCGCACGCCGATGTGCAGAATGTCCAGTACCAGCACGCCGGGTTTGACGAGGCGTTGGGCGATGTGGGCGAGGTGCCGCCACAACAGCCGGCCGACACAGGGCCAAAGGTTGGACGCAACGATCCTTGCCCCTGCGGTTCGGGCAAGAAATACAAGCACTGCCACGGAAAACTGTCCTGA
- a CDS encoding M23 family metallopeptidase, with protein sequence MQIILVSRHLKAARTVTIMPRHLVMALFVFVVLVFSTSALFSWLSVHLRLPLVEDLMLSMQQQEAKKTRDHLNNNLQLMATRLGELQGKVMQLDTLGERMSGLVGIKRPPVADVAKPGQGGPYIAAPMSAIELQHEIDRLAGEVEQRSDDLAFLEFKLLEKRVKDRLLPTILPVKNAALGSPFGHRNDPIAGLRSMHEGMDFSAETGTPVVVAAAGVVLSAAYHPEYGNLIEVDHGEGLTSRYAHLSRMDVQAGSLIKRGTQIGAVGTTGRSTGPHLHFEVRMLGVAQNPAHFLKQGDEYALVKRR encoded by the coding sequence ATGCAGATTATTCTGGTTTCGCGCCATCTGAAGGCGGCGAGAACAGTCACCATTATGCCTCGGCATCTGGTGATGGCGCTGTTCGTCTTCGTGGTGCTGGTCTTTTCGACCTCGGCGCTGTTCTCCTGGCTGTCGGTTCACCTGCGTCTGCCGCTGGTCGAAGATTTGATGCTGTCCATGCAGCAACAGGAGGCCAAGAAGACGCGGGACCACCTCAACAATAATCTGCAGTTGATGGCGACCAGGCTGGGTGAATTGCAGGGCAAGGTCATGCAGCTCGACACCTTGGGCGAACGCATGTCCGGGCTGGTCGGCATCAAGCGCCCGCCTGTGGCCGATGTGGCCAAGCCAGGTCAGGGGGGGCCTTACATCGCCGCGCCGATGTCGGCCATTGAACTGCAGCACGAGATCGATCGACTGGCCGGTGAGGTCGAGCAGCGTAGCGATGACTTGGCTTTCCTGGAATTCAAGTTGCTTGAGAAGCGGGTCAAGGATCGCCTGTTGCCGACAATATTGCCGGTCAAGAACGCTGCCCTGGGGTCGCCGTTCGGTCATCGCAACGATCCGATTGCCGGCCTGCGTTCGATGCACGAAGGAATGGATTTCTCTGCCGAGACTGGCACGCCGGTTGTCGTCGCGGCTGCCGGTGTGGTGCTGTCGGCCGCCTATCATCCCGAATACGGCAATCTGATCGAAGTTGACCATGGCGAGGGGCTGACGTCCCGCTACGCTCACCTTTCTCGTATGGATGTTCAGGCGGGTAGCCTGATCAAGCGCGGAACACAGATTGGCGCCGTTGGTACGACCGGGCGGTCGACCGGGCCACATCTGCATTTTGAGGTGCGCATGCTGGGTGTTGCCCAGAATCCGGCCCACTTCCTCAAGCAGGGTGACGAATACGCGCTGGTCAAGCGCCGTTAA
- a CDS encoding DciA family protein, which yields MYKGPEYYLDKDAAAGRVMAHARLLLKLSRRFEAVAPAGLRHSAHVANYKLGTIIIHADNGAVAAKIRQLSQRLSNELSKGGAECSGIEVKVQPRQIPSQSTSSTQKPLSDKAIGILQSTTDTLPEGPLRKALDNLLKRAARVE from the coding sequence ATGTACAAAGGGCCTGAGTACTATCTCGACAAGGACGCCGCCGCCGGCAGGGTCATGGCCCACGCCCGGTTGTTGCTCAAGCTCTCACGTCGCTTCGAAGCGGTCGCCCCGGCAGGGCTGCGCCACTCGGCTCACGTTGCCAATTACAAGCTGGGGACAATCATTATCCACGCCGATAACGGCGCGGTCGCTGCCAAGATTCGCCAGTTAAGTCAGCGCTTGAGCAACGAGTTATCGAAAGGCGGGGCGGAGTGTAGCGGCATCGAGGTAAAAGTACAACCCCGCCAAATTCCTTCCCAATCAACAAGTTCGACTCAAAAGCCGCTCTCCGACAAGGCAATCGGCATACTGCAATCAACCACCGACACACTACCGGAAGGCCCGCTCAGGAAGGCTCTGGACAATCTGCTGAAGCGCGCCGCTAGAGTGGAATGA